A part of Scleropages formosus chromosome 3, fSclFor1.1, whole genome shotgun sequence genomic DNA contains:
- the LOC108936643 gene encoding retinol-binding protein 2-like, translating into MPADYSGRWEMVSNENFEDVMKALNIDFVTRKIAVHLAQTKVIIQDGDKFEIKTLSTFRNYEMKFTVGVEFEEHTKGLDNRVVKTLIKWDGEKLVCTQKGEKANRGWKHWIEGDQLHMELTCEDKVCHQVFKRKE; encoded by the exons ATGCCTGCAGACTACAGTGGCCGATGGGAGATGGTTAGCAATGAGAACTTTGAGGACGTCATGAAGGCGCTCA ATATTGATTTTGTGACCCGTAAAATTGCCGTCCATCTGGCCCAAACGAAGGTTATTATCCAAGATGGGGACAAATTTGAGATCAAAACTTTGAGCACCTTTAGGAACTATGAGATGAAATTTACCGTGGGGGTTGAGTTTGAAGAGCACACCAAGGGCCTAGACAACAGGGTGGTCAAG ACCCTGATTAAATGGGACGGGGAGAAGCTCGTGTGTACCCAGAAGGGAGAGAAGGCTAATCGAGGATGGAAACACTGGATTGAGGGAGACCAGCTGCACATG GAACTGACTTGTGAGGACAAAGTCTGCCACCAGGTGTTCAAGAGAAAGGAATAA
- the mrps22 gene encoding small ribosomal subunit protein mS22 gives MAAPGMVHWVRIWSSCLKNVQRQGSGRVVCASRVSYSSSSDTGEGGFPKMQFADEKVQDILTQITGLDLQKVFRPVKEELKPPAYKLMTDAQLQEANSRAVEEARRRLKMTPVLPERKPIQDILAHDKVLAGMETAKYVFTDITFETPHRQRFVVVREPDGCLRKASWEERDRMIQVYFPKHGRKITPPPIFQEANLKNVYRQDQHEALLDLCLAQFEPDSAEYKKVHRLTYEDIEKQGKYNLLRSTRHFGGMAWHLVMSRNVDGLLVDMLQRDLVHDAVSLVSLFNLVHPQSESAEEARKLNAKGLDLLKVYAKEESQRAGYIELALQAHQRTF, from the exons ATGGCGGCGCCCGGCATGGTACATTGGGTACGGATTTGGTCCAGTTGCCTTAAAAATGTGCAGCGACAGGGGTCGGGGCGTGTTGTATGTGCGAGCAGAGTGTCGTACAGCTCTTCTTCTGACACAG GTGAAGGTGGCTTTCCCAAGATGCAGTTCGCTGATGAAAAGGTACAAGATATTCTCACCCAAATCACTGGACTAGACCTGCAGAAGGTGTTTCGTCccgtgaaggaggagctgaagcCACCGGCATACAAACTCATGACAGATGCACAGCTCCAGGAG GCAAACAGCAGGGCGGTGGAGGAGGCCAGGAGGAGGCTTAAGATGACTCCAGTGCTCCCTGAGCGTAAGCCAATTCAAGACATTCTTGCACACGACAAGGTCCTGGCAGGTATGGAGACTGCCAAATACGTCTTCACTGACATCACGTTCGAGACACCCCACAGA CAACGTTTCGTGGTCGTGCGAGAACCAGATGGCTGCCTTCGTAAAGCGTCATGGGAGGAACGGGATCGAATGATACAGGTGTACTTCCCCAAACATGGCAGGAAGATCACTCCTCCTCCAATCTTCCAGGAGGCGAACCTCAAG AATGTATACCGGCAAGACCAACACGAGGCGCTCTTGGACCTGTGCCTTGCTCAGTTTGAACCCGATTCTGCCGAGTATAAGAAG GTTCACCGGCTGACATACGAAGACATTGAAAAGCAGGGCAAGTACAATCTACTTCGATCCACACGCCACTTCGGGGGCATGGCCTGGCACCTGGTGATGAGCAGGAATGTAGATGGCCTGCTTGTGGACATGCTGCAGAGGGACCT AGTACATGATGCTGTAAGCTTGGTCAGTCTGTTCAACTTGGTCCACCCTCAAAGTGAGTCGGCTGAAGAGGCACGCAAGCTGAACGCAAAGGGCCTTGATCTTCTTAAG GTGTATGCCAAGGAAGAGTCCCAGAGGGCAGGTTACATTGAACTGGCGCTACAGGCCCATCAGCGGACATTCTAA
- the farsb gene encoding phenylalanine--tRNA ligase beta subunit, with product MPTVSVRKDLLFQALGREYTDDEFDELCFEFGLELDEITSEKEIISREQGEVKSEGASDIILYKIDVPANRYDLLCLEGLVRGLQVFKERALTPRYRRVCPSGNPHRLIITEETVAVRPHAVAAVLRNIAFTQERYDSFIELQEKLHQNVCRKRALVAIGTHDLDTISGVFTYTAKPPGDILFKPLNQTKEYTAIKLMSLYKSDSHLRHYLHIIEDKPVFPVIYDSNGIVLSMPPIINGDHSKITLNTKNVFIECTGTDLTKAKTVLDIIVTMFSEYCKEPFTVEEVEVVYPDGKTLIYPELAYRTETITADFINKAVGINESAESVAQMLTRMCLRSEVMGDHIQVEIPPTRSDVIHACDIMEDAAIAYGFNNIIHTTPHTYTVSNQLPLNKLTELLRHDLAASGFTEALTFALCSQEDIADKLGKNITDIEAVHIANPKTAEFQVARTTLLPGLLKTVGANKKMPLPLKLFEISDVVLKDESKDVGARNNRRLCAIFYNKTPGFEVIHGLLDRIMQLLEVKPGQGEGYRIQSASDATYFPGRCAEIFVRDKSIGRLGVLHPDVISRFEITMPCSALDIDIEHFL from the exons ATGCCGACTGTCAGCGTGAGAAAAGACCTGCTGTTCCAGGCTTTGGGCAGGGAGTACA CTGACGATGAGTTTGACGAGCTTTGCTTCGAGTTTGGACTGGAGCTCGATGAGATC ACGTCCGAGAAGGAGATCATCAGCCGTGAGCAGGGAGAGGTCAAGTCCGAGGGAGCATCTGACATCATCCTCTACAAGATTGACGTGCCAGCCAACCGCTACGACTTGCTGTGCCTCGAGGGCCTGGTCAGAGGGCTTCAGGTCTTCAAGGAGAG AGCATTGACCCCACGGTACAGGCGTGTGTGTCCTAGTGGCAACCCACACAGGCTGATCATCACAGAGGAG ACGGTTGCAGTTCGACCCCATGCAGTTGCTGCTGTGCTGCGCAACATCGCCTTCACCCAAGAGAGATATGACAGCTTCATTGAGCTGCAGGAGAAGCTGCACCAAAACGTGTGTAG GAAGAGAGCCCTTGTGGCTATCGGCACCCATGACCTGGACACCATCTCTGGGGTGTTTACCTACACAGCAAAGCCTCCCGGGGATATTCTGTTCAAACCCCTGAACCAGACCAAGGAGTACACTGCCATCAAGCTCATGAGCCTCTATAAG AGTGATAGTCACTTACGGCACTATCTTCACATCATAGAGGACAAGCCAGTGTTCCCTGTTATTTATGACAGCAATGGCATTGTTCTCTCCATGCCCCCCATCATTAACG GGGACCATTCTAAAATTACTCTGAACACGAAGAATGTTTTCATAGAGTGCACAGGCACAGACCTCACAAAG GCAAAGACAGTGTTGGACATCATTGTGACTATGTTCAGTGAATACTGCAAAGAGCCATTCAC tgtggaggaggtggaggtggtcTATCCAGATGGAAAAACATTGATCTATCCG GAGTTGGCCTACAGGACAGAAACAATTACAGCAGATTTCATCAACAAAGCAGTTGGCATTAA TGAGTCTGCAGAGAGCGTTGCCCAGATGTTGACACGCATGTGTCTCCGGTCTGAGGTGATGGGTGACCACATTCAGGTGGAGATCCCTCCGACGCGGTCCGATGTCATCCATGCCTGCGACATAATGGAGGATGCTGCTATTGCCTATGGCTTCAACAACATCATCCACACAACGCCACACACTTACACTGTATCCAACCAG CTCCCATTGAACAAGCTGACAGAGCTGCTCAGGCATGACCTTGCAGCCAGTGGATTCACGGAGGCCCTAACATTTGCTCTG tgcTCCCAGGAAGATATTGCTGACAAGCtgggaaaaaatattactgaCATTGAAGCAGTACACATTGCCAACCCCAAAACTGCTGAGTTTCAG GTAGCACGAACAACTCTCCTGCCTGGCCTGCTGAAGACTGTGGGTGCAAACAAGAAAATGCCTCTCCCTCTAAAGCTGTTTGAAATTTCTGATGTTGTACTGAAGGATGAGTCAAAAG ATGTGGGTGCCAGAAACAACCGTCGCCTTTGTGCTATATTCTACAACAAGACCCCTGGGTTTGAGGTCATTCATGGTCTGCTTGACCGGATCATGCAGCTGTTAGAGGTCAAACCAGGCCAAGGGGAGGGCTATCGCATCCAGTCTGCCAGTG ATGCCACCTATTTCCCTGGTCGCTGTGCTGAAATATTTGTACGTGATAAGAGCATTGGACGGCTTGGAGTTCTACACCCAGATGTCATCAGTCGCTTTGAGATCACCATGCCCTGCTCTGCCCTGGATATTGACATCGAGCATTTCCTATGA
- the rbp1.2 gene encoding retinol-binding protein 1: MPVDLNGYWKMVSNENFEDYLKALDVNLAIRKIANLLKPDKDISQNGNHITIKTLSTFKNYNMDFEVGKEFEEDLSGVDDRRCRTTVAWEGDKLVCVQKGEKDGRGWTHWREGDLLHLELRVCGVVCKQVFKKQN, encoded by the exons ATGCCTGTGGATCTGAACGGGTACTGGAAAATGGTGTCCAATGAGAACTTTGAAGATTATCTAAAAGCTCTGG ACGTCAATTTGGCCATCAGGAAAATCGCCAATTTACTGAAACCGGACAAAGACATCAGTCAGAATGGAAACCACATCACCATCAAGACGCTCAGCACGTTCAAAAACTACAACATGGACTTCGAGGTTGGAAAGGAGTTTGAAGAAGACTTGAGTGGAGTGGACGATCGCCGGTGCAGG ACCACAGTCGCATGGGAAGGTGATAAGCTAGTTTGTGTGCAGAAGGGAGAGAAGGACGGCCGAGGttggacccactggagggaagGAGATTTATTACACCTG GAATTAAGAGTCTGTGGAGTGGTCTGCAAACAAGTTTTCAAGAAACAAAACTAA